A genomic region of Elephas maximus indicus isolate mEleMax1 chromosome 10, mEleMax1 primary haplotype, whole genome shotgun sequence contains the following coding sequences:
- the LOC126084145 gene encoding interferon alpha-inducible protein 27-like protein 2A isoform X1 produces MAFAAASLWASQLASSMVSAATVLNLGRLTSGTTLVPLPFVAKTTAAVVGSAVAVGSVPVVLSAIGFTGTGIAASSIAAKMMSSAAIANGGGVAAGSLVATLQSVGAAGLSLASKAILASVGFTFGALAMP; encoded by the exons ATGGCATTCGCAGCCGCAAGCCTCTGGGCCTCGCAGCTGGCCTCCAGCATGGTATCAGCGGCAACCGTGCTCAACTTGGGCAGACTGACCTCTGGGACCACCCTGGTTCCGCTTCCCTTTGTGG CCAAGACTACTGCAGCTGTGGTAGGAAGCG CCGTGGCCGTCGGTTCAGTCCCTGTGGTGCTCAGCGCCATCGGCTTCACCGGGACTGGAATTGCAGCCTCCTCCATAGCTGCCAAGATGATGTCCTCAGCAGCCATCGCCAACGGGGGTGGAGTTGCTGCCGGCAGCCTGGTGGCTACTCTGCAGTCAGTGG GAGCAGCTGGACTCTCCCTGGCATCCAAGGCCATCCTGGCCTCTGTTGGGTTTACTTTTGGGGCCTTGGCTATGCCCTAG
- the LOC126084145 gene encoding interferon alpha-inducible protein 27-like protein 2 isoform X2: MAFAAASLWASQLASSMVSAATVLNLGRLTSGTTLVPLPFVAVAVGSVPVVLSAIGFTGTGIAASSIAAKMMSSAAIANGGGVAAGSLVATLQSVGAAGLSLASKAILASVGFTFGALAMP, from the exons ATGGCATTCGCAGCCGCAAGCCTCTGGGCCTCGCAGCTGGCCTCCAGCATGGTATCAGCGGCAACCGTGCTCAACTTGGGCAGACTGACCTCTGGGACCACCCTGGTTCCGCTTCCCTTTGTGG CCGTGGCCGTCGGTTCAGTCCCTGTGGTGCTCAGCGCCATCGGCTTCACCGGGACTGGAATTGCAGCCTCCTCCATAGCTGCCAAGATGATGTCCTCAGCAGCCATCGCCAACGGGGGTGGAGTTGCTGCCGGCAGCCTGGTGGCTACTCTGCAGTCAGTGG GAGCAGCTGGACTCTCCCTGGCATCCAAGGCCATCCTGGCCTCTGTTGGGTTTACTTTTGGGGCCTTGGCTATGCCCTAG
- the LOC126084146 gene encoding interferon alpha-inducible protein 27-like protein 2 isoform X2, translating to MLKRVACAAVGGAVAVAAVPVTLSAIGFTGAGIAASSIAAKMMSAAAIANGGGVAAGSLVATLQSVGAAGLSASSNILLGFMGSAVGALLGGSEKKPPPPPPNEPKEEGDLSPGENVRQVEPPKPLLESEKYEK from the exons ATGTTGA AACGGGTGGCGTGTGCTGCAGTCGGAGGCG ctGTGGCCGTGGCGGCGGTGCCGGTGACGCTCAGCGCCATTGGCTTCACAGGGGCCGGAATCGCGGCCTCCTCCATCGCTGCCAAGATGATGTCCGCAGCTGCCATCGCCAACGGAGGTGGAGTTGCCGCCGGCAGCCTGGTGGCTACTCTGCAGTCAGTGG GGGCAGCTGGACTATCTGCATCTTCCAACATTCTCCTGGGCTTCATGGGGTCAGCTGTAGGGGCCTTGCTGGGGGGCTCAGAAAAGAAACCCCCTCCCCCTCCACCAAATGAACCTAAG GAAGAAGGGGACCTGTCTCCAGGAGAAAATGTACGCCAAGTTGAACCTCCAAAACCCCTACTCGAGTCAGAGAAATATGAGAAATAA
- the LOC126084146 gene encoding interferon alpha-inducible protein 27-like protein 2A isoform X1 translates to MLKRVACAAVGGAVAVAAVPVTLSAIGFTGAGIAASSIAAKMMSAAAIANGGGVAAGSLVATLQSVGAAGLSASSNILLGFMGSAVGALLGGSEKKPPPPPPNEPKTDDGDSSEEEDPS, encoded by the exons ATGTTGA AACGGGTGGCGTGTGCTGCAGTCGGAGGCG ctGTGGCCGTGGCGGCGGTGCCGGTGACGCTCAGCGCCATTGGCTTCACAGGGGCCGGAATCGCGGCCTCCTCCATCGCTGCCAAGATGATGTCCGCAGCTGCCATCGCCAACGGAGGTGGAGTTGCCGCCGGCAGCCTGGTGGCTACTCTGCAGTCAGTGG GGGCAGCTGGACTATCTGCATCTTCCAACATTCTCCTGGGCTTCATGGGGTCAGCTGTAGGGGCCTTGCTGGGGGGCTCAGAAAAGAAACCCCCTCCCCCTCCACCAAATGAACCTAAGACTGACGATGGGGACTCCAGTGAAGAAGAGGATCCCAGCTGA